Proteins from one Chromatiales bacterium genomic window:
- a CDS encoding acyl-CoA dehydrogenase, with protein sequence MTDVIIWLLWTAALMGVGLLLAYRRFDLPTSTLTLGGALFVYSLFGPGWAIWKLLLWVLFAGLVALNSVKFRRERITLPLLRFYRTVVPQLSDTEREALEAGTVWWDGELFTGLPDWGRLMALPAPQLSPEEKAFLDGPTEELCRLSDDWQITHELADLPPQVWAFIRQHRFFAMIIPKRYGGLEFSPIAVAAVLAKLSSRSAVVASTVGVPNSLGPAELLLHYGTDEQRDYYLPRLASGDEIPCFALTGPRVGSDAASIPDTGVVCRGQWEGREITGIRLNWDKRYITLAPVATVLGLAFKLSDPGHLLGPQEDRGITAALIPVSTPGVAIGRRHFPLNVPFQNGPTQGHDVFVPLDAIIGGPERAGQGWKMLVEQLSAGRGITLPSNAMGGSKAIVYASGAYTRLRRQFNLPVCEFEGVGEALARMAGFTYIINAGLSVTATAIARGERPSVPSAVLKYHCTELARRVTNDAMDVQGGKGIMLGRSNYLARSYQGIPIAITVEGANILTRSLIIFGQGAVRCHPFVLKEMEAANDPDFSRGLRDFDRYLFAHVGYAISNAARTFVLALSNARASHAPMDGPTARFFQHVNRYSAAFALVADVAMLVVGGGLKRKEMLSARLGDVFSCIYLASMVLKHYDNQGRQSADLPLVEWSCRTLLYQAQEQLHGFLRNFPNRWVAALLRVLIFPRGRMYSAPPDELGQQIVALITRPTETRSRLCEGIYAAPEPGCVIGQLQAAMETGESLLPLQQRVREATKAGLLPPGDFHEHIEQARIQGILSAEEALQLRQFDADVLALTAVDDFDPAELQSRMQSSQP encoded by the coding sequence ATGACTGATGTCATTATCTGGCTGTTATGGACCGCCGCCCTGATGGGCGTCGGCCTGTTGCTGGCCTATCGGCGTTTCGATCTGCCCACATCCACGCTGACGCTGGGTGGTGCGCTGTTTGTCTACAGCCTGTTCGGCCCCGGCTGGGCGATCTGGAAGCTGCTGCTCTGGGTATTGTTCGCGGGCCTCGTTGCGCTGAACTCGGTGAAGTTCCGTCGCGAACGGATCACCCTGCCCCTGTTGCGCTTCTATCGCACGGTCGTACCGCAGCTTTCCGATACCGAGCGTGAGGCACTGGAAGCCGGCACGGTATGGTGGGACGGCGAATTGTTCACCGGCTTGCCGGACTGGGGCCGGCTGATGGCTCTGCCGGCACCGCAACTGAGCCCTGAAGAGAAGGCGTTTCTCGACGGCCCCACCGAAGAGTTGTGCCGCCTGAGCGATGACTGGCAGATCACTCACGAGCTTGCCGATCTGCCACCGCAGGTGTGGGCATTCATCCGCCAGCATCGTTTCTTCGCGATGATCATTCCAAAGCGCTACGGTGGCCTCGAGTTCTCGCCGATAGCGGTCGCGGCCGTGCTGGCGAAACTTTCAAGCCGCAGTGCCGTCGTTGCCTCGACGGTCGGTGTACCCAACTCGCTCGGTCCGGCGGAACTGCTGCTGCACTATGGAACCGATGAACAGCGGGACTACTATCTGCCCCGGCTCGCCAGCGGTGACGAGATCCCGTGCTTTGCACTGACCGGGCCGCGCGTCGGATCAGATGCCGCGTCGATTCCGGACACAGGTGTCGTCTGCCGTGGCCAGTGGGAGGGCCGTGAAATCACCGGTATCCGCCTCAACTGGGACAAGCGCTACATCACCCTGGCACCGGTAGCGACGGTTCTCGGGCTCGCATTCAAGCTTTCGGATCCCGGGCATTTGCTTGGTCCCCAGGAAGACCGTGGAATTACCGCTGCGCTGATTCCGGTCAGCACGCCGGGTGTTGCCATCGGCCGCCGGCACTTCCCGCTCAACGTCCCGTTTCAGAATGGCCCGACGCAGGGTCACGATGTGTTCGTGCCGCTCGATGCCATCATCGGCGGACCGGAACGGGCTGGCCAGGGCTGGAAGATGCTTGTTGAACAGCTGTCGGCCGGGCGTGGCATAACCCTGCCCTCAAACGCGATGGGCGGCAGCAAGGCCATCGTTTATGCGTCCGGTGCCTACACGCGGCTGCGCCGGCAGTTCAATTTGCCGGTTTGCGAGTTCGAGGGGGTGGGCGAGGCACTGGCCCGCATGGCCGGCTTTACCTACATCATCAACGCCGGTCTGTCGGTTACGGCGACGGCGATTGCGCGCGGCGAGCGGCCATCGGTGCCCTCTGCGGTCCTCAAGTATCACTGTACCGAGCTGGCACGGCGGGTGACGAACGATGCCATGGACGTGCAGGGCGGCAAGGGCATCATGCTGGGCCGCTCGAACTATCTGGCGCGCAGCTACCAGGGCATACCGATCGCCATCACCGTTGAGGGTGCAAATATCCTCACACGCAGCCTGATCATCTTCGGCCAGGGTGCGGTGCGCTGCCATCCCTTTGTGCTGAAGGAAATGGAGGCGGCCAATGATCCGGACTTCAGCCGCGGCCTGCGCGACTTCGATCGCTACCTGTTTGCCCACGTCGGTTATGCGATCAGCAACGCGGCGCGGACTTTCGTGCTTGCCCTAAGCAACGCAAGAGCCAGCCATGCACCCATGGACGGTCCGACGGCGCGCTTTTTCCAGCACGTCAACCGCTACAGCGCCGCGTTCGCACTGGTAGCGGACGTGGCGATGCTGGTGGTCGGCGGCGGTCTGAAGCGCAAGGAGATGTTGTCGGCCCGGCTCGGCGATGTGTTCAGCTGCATCTATCTGGCGAGCATGGTGCTCAAGCACTACGACAATCAGGGCCGGCAATCCGCTGACCTGCCGCTGGTCGAGTGGTCATGCCGAACGCTGCTTTATCAGGCGCAGGAGCAGCTGCACGGCTTTCTGCGCAACTTCCCCAACCGCTGGGTTGCAGCCCTGTTGCGGGTACTCATCTTCCCGCGCGGTCGCATGTACTCGGCGCCGCCCGATGAGCTGGGCCAGCAGATCGTTGCGCTGATTACCCGACCCACCGAAACCCGCAGCCGACTCTGCGAAGGCATTTATGCCGCGCCTGAACCGGGCTGCGTGATCGGCCAGCTGCAGGCGGCGATGGAGACCGGCGAAAGCCTGCTGCCGCTGCAGCAGCGCGTGCGCGAAGCGACCAAGGCGGGTCTGCTGCCGCCGGGTGACTTCCACGAGCATATCGAGCAGGCGCGGATCCAGGGGATTCTGTCGGCGGAAGAGGCCCTGCAGCTCCGGCAGTTTGACGCTGACGTGCTGGCGCTGACGGCGGTCGATGACTTCGATCCGGCCGAGCTGCAAAGCCGTATGCAGTCGTCCCAGCCATGA
- a CDS encoding malate dehydrogenase — protein sequence MTKAARVTITGAAGQIGYQLAFRIASGQLLGPNQPVILQLLEITPALNALNGVVMELEDCAFPTLQGVVATDQPDVAFKDTDYALLVGAKPRGPGMERGDLLRENAKIFSVQGKALNEHASRGVKVLVVGNPANTNALIAQANAPTLNPANFTAMMRLDHNRALAQLARKTGTHVTQISRMTVWGNHSATQYPDISQTVINERRASELVDAKWVKDEFIPVVQQRGAAIIKARGLSSAASAASAAIDHIRDWALGTPGDDWVSMAVPSDGSYGIKEGIIYSYPVRCAKGKYEIVQGLPISDFSRERMSATEEELRQEREAIAALL from the coding sequence ATGACCAAAGCCGCGAGAGTGACTATCACCGGTGCCGCCGGCCAGATCGGCTATCAGCTTGCCTTTCGCATTGCCTCCGGGCAATTGCTCGGACCGAACCAGCCGGTGATCCTGCAGTTGCTGGAAATCACACCGGCGCTGAACGCGCTGAACGGCGTGGTCATGGAGCTTGAAGACTGCGCGTTTCCGACCCTGCAGGGCGTGGTCGCCACCGACCAGCCGGATGTGGCCTTCAAGGATACGGACTACGCGCTGCTGGTCGGTGCCAAGCCGCGCGGCCCGGGCATGGAACGCGGTGATCTGCTGCGCGAAAACGCGAAGATCTTCTCGGTGCAGGGCAAGGCGCTCAACGAACATGCGAGCCGCGGCGTGAAGGTGCTGGTGGTCGGCAATCCGGCCAATACCAATGCGCTGATCGCACAGGCCAACGCACCGACGCTGAATCCCGCCAACTTCACCGCCATGATGCGACTTGACCACAACCGTGCCCTGGCGCAGCTTGCCCGGAAGACCGGTACGCATGTCACCCAGATCAGCCGCATGACCGTCTGGGGCAATCATTCAGCCACCCAGTATCCTGACATCAGCCAGACGGTGATCAATGAGCGACGCGCCAGCGAGCTCGTCGATGCCAAGTGGGTGAAGGACGAGTTCATTCCTGTCGTTCAGCAGCGTGGCGCAGCGATCATCAAGGCGCGCGGCCTGTCCAGCGCGGCTTCTGCCGCATCAGCGGCGATCGACCATATCCGCGACTGGGCGCTCGGTACGCCCGGCGATGACTGGGTCAGCATGGCGGTACCGTCTGATGGCAGCTACGGAATCAAGGAAGGCATCATCTACTCGTATCCGGTACGTTGCGCGAAGGGCAAGTACGAGATCGTGCAGGGTCTGCCGATCAGCGATTTCAGCCGTGAGCGCATGAGCGCAACCGAAGAAGAACTGCGCCAGGAACGCGAAGCGATCGCTGCCCTGCTCTGA
- a CDS encoding P-II family nitrogen regulator: protein MKLIKSFIHHVRAPDVIQALSEAGFRRISLLESKGMLRAVSETEMDFTLEAGGLLIAEAQLELVCDDHEVEAVTAIIRTHARIGPQISGWVYVSTVDEVLPIGEASP, encoded by the coding sequence ATGAAACTGATCAAGTCCTTCATCCACCACGTGCGTGCGCCGGACGTGATCCAGGCGCTGTCCGAAGCCGGCTTTCGAAGAATATCGCTGCTGGAGTCGAAGGGCATGCTACGCGCCGTCAGCGAAACAGAAATGGATTTCACCCTGGAAGCGGGCGGCCTTCTTATCGCGGAGGCGCAGCTTGAGTTGGTCTGCGATGACCACGAGGTGGAAGCCGTCACGGCAATTATCCGGACCCATGCCCGTATTGGCCCGCAGATTTCTGGCTGGGTGTATGTCAGTACCGTGGATGAGGTGCTGCCGATCGGCGAGGCAAGCCCATAA
- a CDS encoding CusA/CzcA family heavy metal efflux RND transporter — MIDALLRFAIARRWVVLALVLFVAAAGIWSFQRLPIDAVPDITNVQVQINTSAPGYSPLEVEQRITYLVETAIAGLPHIEYTRSLSRYGLSQVTVVFDDGTDIYFARNLINERLQGARSQMPAGLEPVMGPIATGLGEIFLYSVDAEPDARQPDGQPYDATALRTLQDWIIRPQLRQVRGVTEVNTIGGYEKQFHVTPDPARLLALGLTFDDLVSALEKNNANVGAGYIERNGEQYLIRSPGQVGDIASIEQVIVTHRDGIPVTVRDIADVGLGKQLRTGAATHDGKETVLGTAVMLIGENSRTVSAAVAAKLAEIARTLPEGVTAKPVYDRTVLVDKTIATVRNNLLEGAVLVVAVLLLLLGNVRAALLTAAVIPLAMLMLISGMVSTRVSANLMSLGALDFGLIVDGAVIIVENCILRLGGRQHRLGRLLTLDERLNTVFVATREVFTPSLVSVLVVILVNLPILALSGVEGKMFQPMAFAVILALLSALVLSLTFVPAAVAILLTGKIEEKENLLVRGARRAYVPVLDAALRLRLPILAGAVVFVVFCGWLGSRMGSEFIPSLDEGDIAVQALRIPGTSLTQSLEMQFQLERALSDLPEVKTYFTRVGTAEVATDPMPPSISDGYVMLKDRQDWPNPDKTKAELSAEIERRLEAVPGNAFEISQPIQLRFNELISGVRSDLGVKVYGDDLGKLLEAGNSIAAVLNGVAGAQGVKVEQVQGLPVLSVEPNRDALYRYGLNVADIQDVLAAATGGEEAGQIFEGDQRFALVVRLPEELRSDLSALERLTIRLSSGGYVPLGEVATLKLAPGPNQISRENGKRRLVVSANVRGRDLGGFVREAQEKIADQVRLPTGYWLAYGGTFEQLQSATERLTLLVPVTLVMIFALLLMTFGSARDSALVFSGVPLALTGGVIALWFRGIPLSITAGVGFITLCGVSVLTGVIMVSAFKERLAEGLGIEDAIREGAMLRLRPILMVALVAALGFLPMALNTSTGAEVQRPLATVVIGGIISSTVLSLLVLPGLYRMVWRPNARPLPTVAVAKESPA; from the coding sequence ATGATTGACGCACTTCTCAGGTTTGCCATCGCGCGTCGGTGGGTGGTTCTTGCCCTGGTATTGTTCGTGGCCGCCGCGGGCATCTGGAGCTTCCAGCGCCTGCCAATCGACGCCGTACCGGATATCACCAACGTGCAGGTGCAGATCAACACCAGTGCGCCCGGGTACTCGCCGCTGGAAGTCGAACAGCGGATTACCTACCTGGTCGAGACTGCCATCGCCGGCCTGCCACACATCGAGTACACCCGTTCGCTCTCGCGGTACGGGCTGTCACAGGTGACGGTCGTGTTCGATGACGGCACGGACATCTATTTCGCGCGAAACCTGATCAATGAACGGCTCCAGGGCGCCCGGAGCCAGATGCCGGCCGGGCTTGAACCAGTGATGGGGCCCATCGCGACCGGTCTGGGTGAGATCTTCCTGTATAGCGTAGACGCTGAACCCGATGCCCGGCAGCCCGACGGTCAGCCTTATGATGCGACCGCACTGCGCACCCTGCAGGACTGGATCATCCGTCCCCAACTGCGGCAGGTTCGTGGGGTCACCGAGGTCAATACCATCGGTGGCTACGAGAAACAGTTTCACGTCACGCCGGATCCGGCGCGGTTACTGGCACTTGGTTTGACCTTTGATGATCTGGTCAGCGCACTGGAGAAGAACAACGCTAACGTCGGTGCTGGCTATATCGAGCGCAACGGTGAGCAGTATCTGATCCGCTCGCCGGGCCAGGTTGGCGATATCGCATCCATCGAACAAGTCATTGTCACCCACCGGGACGGAATACCGGTGACGGTGCGCGATATAGCGGACGTGGGGCTCGGTAAACAGTTGCGAACCGGCGCCGCAACCCATGACGGTAAGGAAACGGTACTCGGCACAGCGGTCATGCTGATCGGCGAGAATAGCCGAACGGTCTCTGCGGCCGTGGCTGCCAAACTGGCCGAGATCGCCAGGACGCTGCCAGAGGGTGTCACCGCGAAACCGGTCTATGACCGCACGGTGCTGGTCGACAAGACCATCGCCACGGTGCGCAACAACCTCCTTGAAGGGGCGGTCCTGGTCGTGGCGGTACTGTTGCTGCTGCTGGGCAATGTCCGAGCCGCGCTTCTGACCGCCGCCGTCATCCCCCTCGCCATGCTGATGCTGATCTCGGGCATGGTAAGTACCAGGGTCTCGGCGAATCTGATGAGCCTCGGCGCGCTCGATTTTGGTCTGATCGTCGACGGCGCCGTGATCATCGTGGAAAACTGCATTCTACGGCTGGGTGGCCGCCAGCATCGTCTGGGTCGTCTCCTGACCCTCGACGAGCGTTTGAACACCGTTTTCGTGGCGACGCGCGAAGTGTTTACCCCCAGTCTGGTCAGCGTGCTGGTCGTGATCCTCGTGAATCTGCCGATATTGGCGTTGTCGGGTGTCGAGGGAAAAATGTTTCAGCCGATGGCATTTGCGGTAATTCTCGCGCTGTTGTCCGCACTTGTTCTGTCTCTGACATTTGTTCCCGCGGCCGTTGCCATACTCCTGACCGGCAAAATCGAGGAAAAGGAAAACCTGCTCGTTCGGGGAGCACGGCGTGCCTACGTTCCCGTCCTTGATGCGGCACTGCGCCTGCGCCTGCCGATTCTGGCCGGCGCCGTGGTCTTCGTGGTGTTTTGTGGCTGGCTGGGATCGCGAATGGGTTCCGAGTTCATACCCAGCCTGGACGAGGGCGACATCGCGGTGCAGGCTCTGCGTATTCCCGGTACGAGCCTTACCCAGTCCCTGGAAATGCAGTTCCAGCTCGAACGAGCGCTGTCGGACCTGCCAGAGGTCAAGACGTACTTCACACGCGTTGGGACCGCGGAAGTGGCAACGGACCCAATGCCGCCAAGCATTTCCGACGGCTATGTGATGCTGAAGGACAGGCAGGACTGGCCCAATCCGGACAAGACCAAAGCAGAACTGTCTGCCGAGATCGAGAGGCGCCTGGAAGCGGTCCCCGGAAATGCCTTCGAGATCAGCCAGCCCATCCAGCTGCGCTTTAACGAACTGATCTCGGGGGTTCGGTCCGACCTTGGCGTCAAGGTGTACGGCGATGATCTCGGCAAGTTGCTGGAGGCGGGTAACAGCATTGCCGCTGTCCTGAATGGCGTTGCGGGCGCCCAGGGCGTCAAAGTCGAGCAGGTCCAGGGCCTGCCAGTGCTGTCAGTGGAGCCGAATCGCGATGCCTTGTATCGCTACGGCCTGAACGTGGCCGACATTCAGGACGTATTGGCCGCAGCCACCGGGGGCGAGGAGGCCGGTCAGATCTTCGAGGGTGATCAACGATTTGCTCTCGTCGTCCGACTACCGGAAGAGTTGCGGAGTGACCTGTCTGCACTGGAGCGATTGACGATTCGGCTAAGCTCTGGCGGTTATGTGCCGCTCGGTGAAGTGGCAACTCTGAAACTGGCGCCAGGGCCGAATCAAATCAGCCGCGAGAACGGCAAACGCCGGCTTGTCGTCTCGGCAAACGTTCGTGGTCGCGACCTGGGCGGTTTTGTTCGGGAAGCGCAGGAGAAGATCGCCGATCAGGTTCGGCTCCCAACCGGCTACTGGCTCGCCTACGGTGGCACGTTTGAACAACTGCAGTCAGCGACCGAGCGCCTGACCTTGCTGGTGCCGGTCACGCTGGTGATGATATTCGCGCTTCTTCTGATGACCTTCGGATCTGCCCGGGACTCCGCACTGGTATTCAGTGGCGTCCCACTTGCCCTGACGGGCGGTGTGATCGCCTTGTGGTTCCGGGGCATTCCACTGTCGATCACAGCGGGGGTCGGATTCATCACGTTGTGTGGCGTGTCTGTTCTGACTGGCGTAATCATGGTGTCTGCGTTCAAGGAGCGTCTGGCTGAAGGACTGGGCATTGAAGACGCCATCCGTGAGGGGGCCATGCTGCGCCTTCGTCCGATACTGATGGTCGCGCTGGTAGCAGCCCTCGGCTTTCTGCCGATGGCCCTGAATACCAGCACGGGAGCCGAGGTTCAACGGCCGCTCGCGACGGTGGTGATCGGTGGAATCATCTCGTCAACGGTCCTTAGCTTGCTGGTTCTGCCGGGTTTGTACCGCATGGTTTGGCGTCCCAACGCCAGGCCCCTGCCGACGGTTGCCGTAGCCAAGGAGTCCCCCGCATGA
- a CDS encoding efflux RND transporter periplasmic adaptor subunit, producing MNRTRTQTLLVSFVTAVAILILGVAAGCSDKQPTPAGDDRDHDSAEPGHAGDSQDNHGDEEAADSVRLSAQQIQRASIEVAEAGAGTIREQLSLYGVIAPNAERVREVTARFPGAIRSVSKRVGDPVRQGETLATVESNESLRTYAVTSPLTGVVTARDANPGEQTGNQPLFTVADLATVWVEVSLFPRDRAQVRVGQSVRVRSSDTGQSAEGQVTYVAPFGSASSQTLTARVLLDNQDGRWAPGLYVSADVTLAEIVVPVAIRNEALQTLEERSVVFLEIPDGFRAQPVRIGRSDAELTEILDSLKAGDRYVTRNSFILKADLGKGTAEHED from the coding sequence ATGAACAGGACCAGAACACAAACGTTGTTGGTGTCTTTCGTCACCGCGGTGGCGATACTCATTCTGGGTGTTGCTGCGGGGTGTTCCGACAAACAGCCCACACCTGCCGGTGACGATCGAGATCATGATTCCGCGGAGCCGGGCCATGCGGGCGACAGCCAGGATAACCACGGCGACGAAGAAGCCGCCGACAGCGTCAGATTGTCAGCGCAGCAGATCCAGCGGGCGTCGATCGAGGTGGCCGAAGCCGGCGCAGGCACTATCCGCGAGCAACTGTCGCTGTACGGCGTGATCGCGCCCAATGCCGAGCGCGTACGAGAGGTGACGGCGCGATTTCCGGGCGCGATTCGCAGCGTCTCCAAACGGGTTGGGGATCCCGTTCGTCAGGGGGAAACGCTGGCCACGGTCGAAAGCAACGAAAGCCTGCGTACCTATGCTGTGACGTCCCCGCTGACCGGCGTGGTGACGGCGCGTGACGCCAATCCCGGTGAGCAGACCGGCAACCAGCCGCTCTTCACGGTGGCTGACCTGGCAACCGTGTGGGTTGAGGTGTCGCTGTTCCCGCGCGATCGGGCTCAGGTTCGCGTCGGTCAGTCAGTCCGCGTGCGGAGCAGTGACACGGGACAGAGCGCCGAGGGCCAGGTCACCTACGTGGCGCCCTTCGGCAGCGCAAGCAGTCAGACCCTGACGGCCCGCGTCCTGCTTGACAATCAGGATGGCCGTTGGGCGCCGGGCCTGTACGTCAGTGCGGACGTGACGTTGGCGGAGATCGTTGTCCCGGTGGCAATCAGGAATGAGGCACTACAGACCCTCGAAGAGCGCAGTGTGGTGTTTCTGGAAATTCCCGACGGCTTTCGTGCGCAACCCGTCCGCATTGGGCGCAGTGACGCCGAGCTGACTGAAATTCTTGATAGCCTGAAGGCCGGTGATCGCTATGTCACCCGGAACAGTTTCATTCTCAAAGCAGACCTCGGCAAAGGCACAGCCGAGCACGAGGACTGA
- a CDS encoding TolC family protein, whose product MALNSAFAQSQTVAAPTASPLTLGQAIERALAANPALRGFGFDLKAQDARIVGAGQRPATEASMELENFLGSGEDRGLDSAEATFRLSQVIELGGKRNLRTAAAQAGRNVLSIEQQAAQLDVLAEVTRRFILIAAHQEQLELTRNATEVSRETVKDVERRVAAARSPEAELLRAQAALATAELDERSAEQQLEVARRQLAALWGEPDDRFGVITADLYRLPSPVEFESLARRLDANPDFLRFTSEARLREAEIRLARSQRRPDLQVSGGVRRLEATNDQAFVLGVSVPLFSGRRAAPAIAEATARRDRLDVDRQVAVLRARTQLFGLYQELRQAIAETRTVQDTILPRLEKALEQTDYAYERGRYSYLELVDAQRTWQAARRALIEAAERAQTLQVEIERLTGEPLANENNSNQERP is encoded by the coding sequence TTGGCGCTGAACAGCGCTTTTGCACAATCGCAGACTGTTGCTGCGCCGACAGCCAGTCCCCTGACGTTGGGGCAGGCCATTGAGCGGGCTTTGGCAGCGAACCCCGCGCTACGCGGCTTCGGATTTGACCTGAAGGCCCAGGACGCGCGGATCGTCGGTGCCGGTCAACGACCCGCCACCGAAGCATCGATGGAGCTGGAGAATTTTCTCGGCAGTGGCGAAGATCGCGGACTGGATTCTGCTGAGGCGACATTCCGGCTCTCTCAGGTAATTGAGCTGGGTGGCAAACGGAATCTCCGCACCGCGGCTGCTCAGGCTGGCCGCAATGTACTTTCGATTGAGCAGCAGGCGGCCCAACTCGATGTGTTGGCGGAGGTTACGCGCCGATTCATTCTCATTGCTGCTCATCAGGAGCAGCTTGAACTGACTCGCAATGCGACAGAAGTGTCGCGCGAGACCGTGAAAGACGTGGAGCGACGCGTTGCTGCTGCCCGGTCACCGGAGGCGGAACTCCTCCGGGCACAGGCAGCGCTGGCGACTGCAGAACTCGACGAACGGTCCGCAGAACAGCAGCTGGAAGTTGCCCGCCGCCAGCTCGCCGCCCTTTGGGGTGAGCCTGACGACCGCTTTGGTGTGATCACAGCGGATCTCTATCGCTTGCCTTCACCGGTGGAATTCGAGTCGCTGGCAAGGCGATTGGACGCTAACCCGGATTTTCTGCGCTTTACTTCGGAAGCCCGACTTCGTGAAGCAGAAATCAGGCTTGCTCGCAGCCAGCGGCGGCCCGACCTGCAAGTATCCGGTGGCGTGCGGCGACTGGAAGCAACTAACGACCAGGCCTTCGTGCTCGGCGTTTCGGTTCCCCTGTTTTCCGGTCGACGTGCCGCGCCAGCTATCGCCGAGGCGACGGCTCGCAGAGACCGGCTCGACGTAGATCGTCAGGTCGCCGTTCTTCGTGCGCGGACCCAGCTATTCGGGTTGTACCAGGAACTGCGTCAGGCCATTGCGGAGACACGCACGGTTCAGGACACGATCCTTCCCAGGTTGGAAAAAGCACTCGAGCAGACGGATTACGCCTACGAGCGGGGGCGCTACAGCTACCTGGAGCTGGTGGATGCCCAGCGCACGTGGCAGGCGGCGCGGCGGGCGCTCATTGAAGCGGCCGAGCGCGCCCAGACGCTGCAGGTCGAAATCGAACGCCTCACTGGCGAGCCCCTTGCCAACGAGAACAACAGTAATCAGGAACGGCCATGA